From Pseudomonas sp. stari2, a single genomic window includes:
- a CDS encoding NAD-dependent protein deacetylase has product MLDRPLHEHLDYLQQAMADGDFVVLTGAGISTPSGIPDYRDTNGVRRGRQPMMYQEFLSAPESRRRYWARAMLGWLRVRQAQPNAAHEALASLQSHGRISGLITQNVDTLHDQAGSHDVIELHGSLHRVLCLDCGQRSERDSIQQLMEMQNPYLAGVDAMQAPDGDTLLDPTFEARFQVPHCPHCEGERMKPDVVFFGENVAQPTAARAMAAAENAAGMLVVGSSLMAYSAFRLCRVIADRGKPLIAINLGKTRADELLDLKIEASCEQLLPLLTQRLNAQP; this is encoded by the coding sequence ATGCTTGACCGCCCCCTCCACGAACATCTCGACTACCTGCAACAGGCCATGGCCGACGGCGATTTCGTGGTACTGACCGGGGCCGGTATCAGCACGCCGTCGGGCATCCCGGACTACCGCGACACCAACGGCGTGCGCCGGGGCCGGCAGCCGATGATGTATCAGGAGTTTCTGTCGGCACCCGAATCACGCCGCCGATACTGGGCCCGGGCGATGCTCGGCTGGCTCCGTGTGCGTCAGGCGCAACCGAACGCGGCTCATGAAGCGCTGGCCAGCCTGCAAAGCCATGGCCGGATCAGCGGATTGATCACCCAGAATGTCGATACCCTGCACGATCAGGCCGGCAGTCACGATGTCATCGAACTACACGGCAGCCTGCATCGAGTGTTGTGCCTGGATTGCGGCCAGCGCAGCGAGCGGGATTCGATTCAGCAATTGATGGAAATGCAGAATCCGTATCTGGCGGGTGTCGATGCCATGCAGGCGCCGGACGGCGACACCCTGCTCGACCCGACCTTCGAGGCACGCTTCCAGGTGCCGCACTGTCCACATTGCGAAGGCGAGCGGATGAAACCGGACGTGGTGTTTTTTGGTGAGAACGTGGCGCAGCCGACAGCGGCACGGGCCATGGCGGCAGCGGAGAATGCTGCCGGTATGCTGGTGGTCGGGTCGTCGTTGATGGCGTATTCGGCGTTTCGCCTGTGCCGGGTGATTGCGGATCGGGGCAAGCCGCTGATTGCGATCAATCTGGGGAAGACCCGGGCGGATGAGTTGCTGGATTTGAAGATCGAGGCGTCTTGCGAACAGCTATTGCCGCTACTGACACAACGCCTCAATGCTCAGCCTTAA
- a CDS encoding acetyl-CoA C-acetyltransferase — protein MQDVVIVAATRTAIGSFQGSLATVSAVDLGAAVIRQLLEQTGLDGAQVDEVIMGQVLTAGAGQNPARQSAIKAGLPHAVPAMTLNKVCGSGLKALHLGAQAIRCGDADVIIAGGQENMSLANYVMPGARTGMRMGHAQIVDTMISDGLWDAFNDYHMGITAENLVEKYEISREQQDAFAAASQQKAAAAIEAGRFVDEITPILIPQRKGDPVAFKVDEQPRGDTTAESLAKLRPAFKKDGSVTAGNASSLNDGAAAVILMSAEKAKALGLPVLAKIAAYANAGVDPAIMGIGPVSATRRCLDKAGWNIGQLDLIEANEAFAAQSLAVAKDLQWDLDKVNVNGGAIALGHPIGASGCRVLVTLLHEMIKRDAKKGLATLCIGGGQGVALALERA, from the coding sequence ATGCAAGACGTCGTCATTGTTGCCGCCACGCGTACCGCGATCGGCAGTTTCCAGGGATCCCTGGCCACCGTCTCCGCCGTGGATCTGGGCGCAGCGGTCATCCGCCAGTTGCTTGAGCAGACTGGACTGGACGGTGCTCAGGTCGATGAAGTGATCATGGGCCAGGTGCTGACCGCCGGCGCCGGCCAGAACCCGGCACGCCAGTCGGCGATCAAGGCCGGCCTGCCCCACGCCGTTCCCGCCATGACCTTGAACAAGGTCTGTGGCTCGGGCCTCAAGGCCTTGCATCTTGGTGCCCAGGCGATCCGTTGCGGCGATGCTGACGTGATCATCGCCGGCGGTCAGGAAAACATGAGCCTGGCCAACTACGTCATGCCCGGCGCGCGCACCGGCATGCGCATGGGTCACGCGCAAATCGTCGACACCATGATCAGCGATGGCCTGTGGGATGCGTTCAACGATTACCACATGGGCATCACTGCCGAGAACCTGGTCGAGAAATACGAGATCAGCCGCGAGCAGCAGGACGCCTTCGCTGCCGCATCGCAACAGAAAGCCGCCGCGGCCATCGAGGCCGGTCGTTTTGTCGATGAAATCACCCCAATCCTGATCCCGCAGCGCAAAGGCGATCCGGTGGCGTTCAAGGTTGACGAACAGCCACGCGGCGACACTACCGCTGAATCCCTGGCCAAACTGCGTCCAGCGTTCAAGAAGGACGGCAGCGTCACCGCCGGCAACGCTTCGTCGCTGAACGACGGCGCCGCCGCGGTCATTCTGATGAGCGCCGAAAAAGCCAAGGCCCTGGGCCTGCCGGTGCTGGCGAAAATCGCCGCCTACGCCAACGCGGGCGTCGACCCGGCCATCATGGGCATCGGCCCTGTGTCCGCCACTCGCCGCTGCCTGGACAAGGCCGGCTGGAACATTGGCCAACTGGACCTGATCGAAGCCAACGAAGCCTTCGCCGCGCAATCCCTGGCGGTGGCCAAGGACCTGCAATGGGATCTGGACAAGGTCAACGTCAACGGCGGCGCCATCGCCCTCGGACATCCGATCGGTGCATCAGGCTGCCGTGTGCTGGTAACCCTGCTGCACGAAATGATCAAACGTGATGCGAAAAAGGGTCTGGCGACCCTGTGCATCGGCGGCGGTCAAGGCGTGGCGCTGGCACTGGAACGCGCTTAA
- a CDS encoding ATP-binding protein produces MKVALHWPRTLASRLSLIFLIGLILAQALSFGAQYYERYESAKNTMLGNLETDVSTSIAILDRLPAEERPMWLDRLARKNYGYLLSEGEPGTPIGPGEVPIAVTSITDAIGEAYPLTFTDIPGPKKHFQGHLRLSDGSPVTIDVRPSMVPLSPWLPVVLLGQLALMIACTWLAVRIAIRPLTRLANAVETLDPNAHPINLDEQGPNEVAYAARAFNTMQARIAAYLKERMQLLAAISHDLQTPITRMKLRAEFMDDSAEKDKLWNDLGEMEHLVREGVAYARSIHGSTEESRRTNLDSFLDSLVFDYQDMGKEVQLSGKSEAVIDTRPHALRRVLVNLTDNALKFAGAAELYVERKHTELSIKVMDRGPGIAEEELAQVMEPFYRVENSRNRSTGGTGLGLAIAQQLAMALGGSLNLSNRDGGGLCAELKLPLQA; encoded by the coding sequence ATGAAGGTTGCGTTGCACTGGCCGCGCACCCTCGCCTCGCGGTTGTCGCTGATTTTTCTGATCGGCCTGATCCTGGCTCAAGCCCTGTCGTTCGGCGCGCAGTATTACGAGCGCTACGAAAGCGCGAAAAACACCATGCTCGGCAACCTGGAAACCGACGTTTCGACCTCGATTGCGATTCTCGACCGCTTGCCGGCCGAAGAGCGCCCGATGTGGCTTGATCGCCTGGCCCGCAAAAACTACGGCTACCTGCTCAGCGAAGGCGAACCGGGCACGCCGATCGGTCCGGGCGAGGTGCCGATTGCTGTGACCTCGATCACCGACGCCATCGGCGAAGCCTACCCGCTGACCTTCACCGACATTCCTGGGCCGAAAAAGCACTTTCAGGGCCATTTGCGCCTGAGCGATGGCAGCCCGGTGACCATCGACGTTCGACCTTCGATGGTGCCGCTGTCGCCGTGGCTGCCGGTGGTGCTGCTCGGGCAACTGGCGCTGATGATTGCCTGCACCTGGCTGGCGGTACGCATCGCCATCCGTCCCCTTACCCGATTGGCCAACGCGGTGGAAACCCTTGATCCCAACGCCCATCCGATCAATCTGGACGAACAAGGTCCGAACGAAGTGGCGTACGCCGCCCGTGCGTTCAACACCATGCAGGCGCGGATCGCCGCGTACCTGAAGGAACGCATGCAGTTGCTGGCAGCGATTTCCCACGACCTGCAAACCCCGATCACCCGAATGAAACTGCGCGCGGAGTTCATGGACGACTCGGCGGAGAAGGACAAACTGTGGAACGACCTCGGTGAGATGGAGCATCTGGTGCGTGAAGGCGTGGCCTATGCGCGCAGCATTCACGGTTCGACCGAAGAAAGCCGACGCACCAACCTCGACTCGTTTCTCGACAGCCTGGTGTTCGACTATCAGGACATGGGCAAAGAGGTGCAATTGAGCGGCAAGAGTGAGGCTGTGATCGACACCCGCCCCCACGCCCTGCGCCGGGTGCTGGTCAACCTGACCGACAACGCGTTGAAATTCGCCGGTGCTGCCGAACTGTACGTCGAGCGCAAACACACAGAACTGTCGATCAAAGTCATGGATCGAGGCCCTGGCATTGCCGAAGAAGAGCTGGCGCAGGTGATGGAGCCGTTCTACCGCGTGGAGAACTCGCGCAACCGCAGCACGGGTGGCACCGGGCTGGGGCTGGCGATTGCGCAGCAACTGGCGATGGCGCTGGGTGGCTCGCTGAACCTGAGCAACCGTGACGGTGGCGGGTTGTGTGCGGAGCTGAAGTTGCCGCTACAGGCCTGA
- a CDS encoding DUF2063 domain-containing protein, translated as MDNLEQQQRALTRYLRDPENQTPPADMNAARVNVYRDLVFNNVSQLLGGTFPVLIRIIGQERWRLLIRGFLRDYRAQTPKFGEIAEEFVGYLASEPVVLSSGEWPAFLVELAHYEWVEMVLQQSDIQPLPASDPALLLEQPLQVSALAWPLAYAWPVQMLSPEYQPSAPPAQPTLLLVRRAVDFSVKFSELSPLAWRLLQRIGEFPALNGRAQLEGLAMEAGLPGTASFMDSGLALLRQMHEDGVIGLN; from the coding sequence GTGGATAACCTTGAGCAGCAACAACGGGCCCTGACGCGCTACCTGCGCGATCCCGAGAACCAGACGCCACCGGCCGACATGAACGCGGCGCGGGTCAATGTCTATCGCGATCTGGTGTTCAACAATGTCTCGCAACTGTTGGGCGGGACCTTTCCGGTGCTGATCCGGATCATCGGCCAGGAGCGTTGGCGCCTGCTGATTCGCGGCTTCCTGCGGGACTACCGGGCGCAAACGCCCAAATTCGGTGAAATCGCGGAGGAGTTCGTCGGTTACCTCGCTTCGGAACCTGTAGTGTTGAGCTCGGGCGAGTGGCCGGCGTTTCTGGTGGAGCTGGCGCATTACGAGTGGGTGGAGATGGTGTTGCAGCAGTCCGACATCCAGCCGCTACCGGCAAGTGATCCCGCGCTTTTGCTGGAGCAGCCATTGCAGGTTTCGGCGCTGGCCTGGCCACTGGCGTATGCGTGGCCGGTACAAATGCTCAGTCCTGAATATCAGCCGTCTGCGCCACCGGCCCAGCCAACGTTGTTGCTGGTGCGGCGCGCGGTGGATTTCAGTGTGAAATTCTCCGAGCTGAGTCCGTTGGCGTGGCGGTTGTTGCAGAGGATTGGCGAATTTCCTGCGCTGAACGGTCGGGCGCAACTGGAAGGGCTGGCGATGGAGGCGGGTTTACCAGGAACAGCATCGTTCATGGACAGTGGTTTGGCGTTGTTGCGGCAGATGCATGAAGACGGTGTGATCGGACTTAACTGA
- a CDS encoding CoA transferase subunit B, with translation MALTREQMAQRVAREMQDGYYVNLGIGIPTLVANYIPEGMEVMLQSENGLLGMGPFPTEDTIDADMINAGKQTVTARIGASIFNSAESFAMIRGGHVDLTVLGAFEVDVQGNIASWMIPGKLVKGMGGAMDLVAGADNIIVIMTHASKDGESKLLSQCSLPLTGAGCIKRVLTDLAYLEIENGAFVLKERAPGVSVEEIVAKTAGKLIVPDHVPEMQFAAE, from the coding sequence ATGGCACTTACCCGCGAACAAATGGCTCAACGCGTCGCCCGCGAAATGCAGGACGGCTACTACGTGAACCTCGGCATCGGCATTCCGACCCTGGTCGCCAACTACATCCCCGAAGGCATGGAAGTCATGCTGCAATCGGAAAACGGCCTGCTCGGCATGGGCCCTTTCCCGACTGAAGACACCATCGACGCCGACATGATCAACGCCGGCAAACAGACCGTGACCGCCCGTATCGGCGCTTCGATCTTCAACTCTGCCGAGTCCTTCGCGATGATCCGTGGCGGTCACGTCGACCTGACCGTGCTGGGCGCCTTCGAAGTCGACGTACAGGGCAACATCGCCTCGTGGATGATCCCCGGCAAACTGGTCAAGGGCATGGGCGGCGCGATGGACCTGGTGGCCGGCGCCGACAACATCATCGTGATCATGACCCACGCGTCCAAGGACGGTGAGTCCAAGTTGCTGAGCCAGTGCAGCCTGCCGCTGACCGGCGCCGGTTGCATCAAGCGTGTGCTGACTGACCTGGCGTACCTGGAAATCGAAAATGGCGCTTTTGTCCTCAAGGAACGCGCACCTGGCGTCAGCGTCGAGGAAATCGTCGCCAAAACCGCTGGTAAACTGATCGTCCCGGATCACGTACCGGAAATGCAGTTCGCTGCCGAGTGA
- a CDS encoding LysR family transcriptional regulator encodes MTIKQIRAFLAVAQSLSFAVACERLHLSQSALSLTIKALEEGLGGRLFSRNTRNVALTPEGESLLPLARRLIADWDNAEDEMRQRFSLQRGRVTLAAMPSFAGNLLPPILKTFRARYPNVNVTVNDVINEQVLEMVRDRQVELGVAFEPMQNTSLTFTPLYRDRFVAVVPQDSPLAQRTDIDWQTLLREPFITLQRPSTVRVMLEEHLQARGMKLPVEFESHQLATVGRMVASGLGVSAVPALCAEQMRELGARCLTLHEPVVERAIGVLTDSGNELSAAAQALFDILKAEH; translated from the coding sequence ATGACCATCAAGCAGATCCGCGCCTTTCTTGCTGTGGCCCAAAGCCTGAGTTTCGCCGTGGCTTGCGAACGCCTGCACCTGTCGCAATCGGCGCTGAGCCTGACCATCAAGGCGCTGGAGGAGGGCTTGGGGGGGCGCCTGTTCAGTCGCAATACGCGCAACGTGGCGCTGACCCCGGAAGGCGAATCGCTGCTGCCGCTGGCCCGGCGCCTGATCGCTGATTGGGACAACGCCGAAGACGAAATGCGCCAGCGCTTCAGCCTGCAACGGGGGCGAGTGACACTGGCGGCGATGCCATCGTTTGCCGGCAACCTGCTACCACCGATCCTCAAGACCTTCCGCGCGCGCTATCCGAACGTAAACGTGACGGTCAACGACGTGATCAACGAGCAAGTGCTGGAAATGGTCCGCGATCGTCAGGTCGAACTTGGCGTGGCGTTCGAGCCGATGCAGAACACGTCGCTGACCTTCACACCGCTATATAGGGATCGTTTCGTCGCGGTGGTGCCACAGGATTCACCGCTGGCCCAGCGTACGGACATCGACTGGCAGACCTTGTTGCGGGAGCCGTTCATCACCCTGCAACGCCCGTCCACGGTGCGGGTGATGCTTGAGGAACACTTGCAGGCCCGGGGCATGAAACTGCCGGTGGAATTTGAAAGCCATCAACTGGCGACCGTCGGGCGGATGGTTGCCAGTGGCCTGGGCGTCAGTGCGGTGCCGGCGTTGTGTGCCGAGCAGATGCGCGAGTTGGGGGCACGGTGTCTGACGTTGCATGAGCCAGTGGTGGAGCGGGCGATTGGCGTATTGACTGATTCCGGGAATGAACTGTCGGCGGCGGCGCAGGCGTTGTTCGACATCCTTAAGGCTGAGCATTGA
- a CDS encoding DUF692 domain-containing protein — MQIPHPTLQASVGLGLRRGLMKDLQAACTGDFDFLEVAPENWIGVGGAHGAALRELAERYPLSCHGLSLSLGGSAPLDVDFLREVRVFLDHYNVPLYSEHLSYCSDDGHLYDLLPLPFTDEAVHHVAARIRQAQDILGRRLAVENVSYYAAPRQDMDEVVFTNAVLREADCDLLLDVNNVYVNSINHSFDPQTFLAGIEPGRVVGMHVAGHFDESDTLKIDTHGASVKPVVWSLLADAYARFGAQPTLLERDFNFPAFSELVAELQAIRRLQHQGGQRG, encoded by the coding sequence ATGCAGATTCCCCACCCCACCTTGCAGGCCAGCGTCGGGCTCGGCCTGCGTCGCGGCTTGATGAAGGATCTTCAAGCCGCCTGCACCGGCGATTTCGACTTTCTTGAAGTCGCCCCGGAAAACTGGATCGGCGTCGGCGGCGCCCACGGTGCCGCGCTGCGCGAACTGGCCGAGCGTTATCCGTTGTCTTGCCATGGCTTGTCGTTGTCGCTCGGCGGGTCGGCACCGTTGGACGTCGACTTCCTTCGGGAAGTCCGGGTGTTTCTCGATCATTACAACGTGCCGCTGTACAGCGAGCACTTGAGCTATTGCAGCGACGACGGTCATCTCTATGATCTGCTGCCGTTGCCGTTCACCGACGAGGCCGTGCACCACGTTGCCGCGCGGATCCGTCAGGCCCAGGACATCCTCGGCCGGCGCCTGGCAGTGGAAAACGTTTCCTATTACGCCGCTCCCCGGCAGGACATGGACGAGGTGGTCTTCACCAACGCCGTACTGCGCGAGGCCGATTGCGACCTGCTGCTGGACGTGAATAACGTCTACGTCAATTCGATCAACCATAGTTTCGACCCGCAGACATTTCTGGCCGGTATCGAGCCGGGTCGGGTGGTCGGGATGCACGTGGCGGGGCATTTCGACGAGTCCGACACGCTGAAAATCGACACCCACGGCGCGTCGGTGAAACCTGTGGTCTGGTCGCTGCTGGCGGACGCCTATGCACGCTTTGGCGCCCAGCCGACCTTGCTCGAACGCGACTTCAACTTCCCGGCGTTCTCCGAGTTGGTGGCGGAATTGCAGGCCATTCGCCGCTTGCAGCATCAGGGAGGCCAGCGTGGATAA
- a CDS encoding class I SAM-dependent methyltransferase, protein MDEARLNEFMGKLVNDMGGAAMLANVIVGEELGLYKAMADSQPISPETLAEKTACNSRLVREWLSAHAASGYMEHLDGKFRLPEEQAMALAKEDSPVYVAGGLGVVASFFHDKDKLVKAMRGNGALPWGDHHPCMFTGTERFFRPGYKGHLIAEWLPALEGVVAKLEDGAKVADVGCGHGASTVIMAQAYPNSRFVGFDYHAPSVSVATQRAEEGGVSSRARFFQGTAKSFPGDDYDLICYFDCLHDMGDPVGAARHAYDCLKDDGTVLLVEPFANDTLDDNINPVGRLFYAASTFICTPNSLSQEVGLGLGAQAGEMRLRKVFSEAGFKQFRRATQTPFNLILEARK, encoded by the coding sequence ATGGACGAGGCCAGACTCAACGAATTCATGGGCAAACTGGTCAACGACATGGGCGGCGCGGCGATGCTGGCCAATGTCATCGTCGGCGAAGAACTTGGCTTGTATAAGGCCATGGCCGACAGCCAGCCGATCTCCCCGGAAACCCTCGCCGAAAAAACCGCCTGCAACTCCCGGCTGGTTCGCGAATGGCTCAGCGCCCACGCGGCCTCCGGCTACATGGAACACCTGGACGGCAAATTCCGCCTGCCGGAAGAACAGGCCATGGCCCTGGCCAAGGAGGATTCGCCGGTCTACGTCGCTGGCGGGCTCGGCGTAGTGGCGTCGTTTTTCCACGACAAGGACAAACTGGTCAAAGCCATGCGCGGCAATGGCGCCTTGCCCTGGGGCGATCACCATCCGTGCATGTTCACCGGCACTGAACGGTTCTTCCGCCCCGGCTACAAAGGGCATCTGATCGCCGAATGGCTGCCGGCGCTGGAGGGCGTTGTGGCTAAACTGGAAGACGGCGCCAAGGTCGCCGATGTCGGCTGCGGTCATGGCGCCTCCACGGTGATCATGGCCCAGGCCTATCCCAACTCGCGTTTCGTCGGTTTCGACTATCACGCGCCATCGGTAAGTGTCGCCACCCAGCGAGCCGAAGAAGGCGGCGTCAGCAGCCGGGCGCGTTTTTTCCAGGGCACAGCAAAAAGCTTTCCCGGCGACGACTACGACCTGATCTGCTACTTCGATTGCCTGCACGATATGGGCGACCCGGTCGGCGCGGCGCGGCATGCCTACGATTGCCTGAAGGACGACGGCACGGTGCTGTTGGTCGAACCCTTTGCCAACGACACGCTGGACGACAACATCAACCCGGTCGGGCGACTTTTCTATGCAGCATCGACGTTCATCTGCACGCCGAACTCACTGTCCCAGGAAGTGGGCCTGGGGCTCGGTGCGCAGGCCGGCGAGATGCGTTTGCGCAAAGTGTTCAGCGAAGCCGGATTCAAGCAGTTCCGGCGGGCGACGCAGACGCCGTTCAACCTGATTCTGGAAGCACGCAAGTAA
- a CDS encoding CoA transferase subunit A, whose product MAGFDKRVYSYEEAMAGLEDGMTVIAGGFGLCGIPENLIAEIKRKGTRDLTVVSNNCGVDGFGLGVLLTDRQIRKVVASYVGENKLFEEQLLKGDIEVVLTPQGTLAEKMRAGGAGIPAFFTATGVGTPVAEGKEVREFHGRKYLMEESITGDFAIVKGWKADHFGNVIYRHTAQNFNPLAATAGKITVVEVEEIVEPGELDPAHIHTPGIYVDRVICGTFEKRIEQRTIRK is encoded by the coding sequence ATGGCAGGTTTCGACAAGCGCGTGTATTCCTACGAGGAAGCCATGGCAGGTCTTGAAGACGGCATGACCGTGATCGCCGGCGGCTTCGGCCTGTGCGGCATCCCGGAAAACCTGATCGCCGAGATCAAGCGCAAAGGCACCCGCGACCTCACCGTCGTTTCCAACAACTGCGGCGTTGATGGATTCGGCCTCGGCGTACTGCTGACCGATCGCCAGATCCGCAAGGTGGTCGCCTCCTACGTCGGCGAAAACAAACTGTTCGAAGAGCAACTGCTCAAAGGCGACATCGAAGTCGTCCTGACCCCGCAAGGCACTCTCGCCGAAAAAATGCGCGCAGGCGGCGCCGGCATCCCGGCGTTCTTCACCGCTACTGGCGTCGGCACTCCGGTTGCCGAAGGCAAGGAAGTGCGTGAATTCCACGGTCGCAAATACCTGATGGAAGAGTCCATCACCGGCGACTTCGCCATCGTCAAAGGCTGGAAGGCCGACCACTTCGGCAACGTCATCTACCGCCACACCGCCCAGAACTTCAACCCGCTGGCCGCCACCGCCGGCAAGATCACCGTGGTCGAAGTCGAAGAAATCGTCGAACCCGGCGAGCTGGATCCGGCACACATCCACACGCCCGGCATCTACGTCGACCGGGTCATTTGCGGCACGTTCGAAAAACGCATCGAACAACGCACCATCCGCAAATAA